Sequence from the Tardiphaga sp. 709 genome:
GGCGTTCCCCGCTTCAAGCAAACGGAACGCAGTTGCATATTCCGCCGTGGCCGGATCGTCAAACTGGCCAGGTGAAAGCGGCTCATGCGTCCGCAGTGCCTCGCGCCGACCGCGCAGAACGAGATCGCCGATCGGCCGCCCCCGAAATACGCCAGCGACCTTCACCGCAGCATCGCTTACGCAGATCCGCGTGCCTAGAGGCTTATTCGCCGCCTCGAGTCTGGCGGCTGTATTGATCGTATCGCCATAAGCCGTGTAGTCGAAGAAACGGTCGCCGCCGAAATTGCCGACTAATGCTGCCCCGGCGTGAACGCCGATGCGTGTCGCACCGAAATCCACGCCTTTTCGCCTCCATCGCTCACGAAAGGACTCAGCCCAATCATCCAGTGTCCCGGCACAGGCAATGGCACGTGAGGCGTAGTCCGGCTGGTCTCCCGGCGCATTGAAAAGAACCTGGATCGCGTCGCCGATCACCTTGGCCACCGTTCCCTGATGGTCGAAGACCACATCGGTCACCCCGCAGACATATTCATTCAGCAGCTTCGCCAGTTGCTCCGGTGCGACCATTTCGACGAGTGACGTGAAGCCGGTGATGTCGGTGAAGATGACCCCGACCTCGCGCCAGTGAACCGCCATTTCATCATCACTTCCATCGACGAGGCGCTTGGCGAGTTCGGGAGAGAAGTAGCGGGAGAGCGAGGCGTGCGCGCGCTCCGCGTCCGTCTGCCGACGGTGCGCCTCGCGCTGACCTTCCACATGGCGAAGTGTCTTCAGGATCGTCGCTTCCAGATCGGAAAAATCGATCGGCTTCGTTAGGAAGTCGAACGCTCCGCGATTCATGGCGGTACGGATATTGGTCATATCGCCATAGGCCGAAACGATGATCGCCGATTTTCGATCATCCCGTTGCTGCAGCGTATCCAGCAGCGACAGCCCGTCCATGCGCGGCATGTTGATGTCGAGCACAACGAGATCGACATGGGGATGGCGATCGATTGCATCGAGCGCCTCTAAGCCATCGCGGGCAAACAGGAAGTCGATCAGGCCT
This genomic interval carries:
- a CDS encoding adenylate/guanylate cyclase domain-containing protein; translation: MTATVLMVDDEPDLETLVLRKFRRQRREGLIDFLFARDGLEALDAIDRHPHVDLVVLDINMPRMDGLSLLDTLQQRDDRKSAIIVSAYGDMTNIRTAMNRGAFDFLTKPIDFSDLEATILKTLRHVEGQREAHRRQTDAERAHASLSRYFSPELAKRLVDGSDDEMAVHWREVGVIFTDITGFTSLVEMVAPEQLAKLLNEYVCGVTDVVFDHQGTVAKVIGDAIQVLFNAPGDQPDYASRAIACAGTLDDWAESFRERWRRKGVDFGATRIGVHAGAALVGNFGGDRFFDYTAYGDTINTAARLEAANKPLGTRICVSDAAVKVAGVFRGRPIGDLVLRGRREALRTHEPLSPGQFDDPATAEYATAFRLLEAGNAASLPAFAALVGAHHDDPLANFHLRRLLNGASGATIRLE